A single genomic interval of bacterium harbors:
- a CDS encoding threonylcarbamoyl-AMP synthase, translating into MNRKTKSPFPPLRALIFDMDGTLYRSSELNRRYDESMVRFLSRERNLTYSEAKYLFEKTYCMLIRKLGRMPSKLFTLTQLGACDRKWARLHGAKVLPGEILKFDPRLRRVLHKLRESFQLAIVTNNHAKNMHATLGALGIDDCFDYVASLTDSGIYKPSSKLYAIAAKAMSVDYAFCLSIGDRFDLDLAPAADIGMHTLLVDKMENIYQLSEILHNATAEKISIKHPKLAGPAINQAAAQLKKGRLVVIPTDTVYGLAAVPERTAVERIFRAKGRSKNSPIPILLSHHRQAEKIAKVSKTAKKLMQLHWPGGLTIVLPVKKGSKMGVLAGGGRTVALRVPDHWVARQVIAKAGGALAVTSANRSGEPAPVVARHIHKKIVAFSTVLLDAGMCKQKKHSTIVRVSNRKVVILRQGSIVL; encoded by the coding sequence ATGAACCGAAAAACAAAATCACCCTTCCCGCCGCTGCGTGCCTTAATTTTTGATATGGATGGAACGCTTTACCGCAGCAGTGAACTGAACCGCCGTTATGATGAATCCATGGTCCGGTTTTTGTCCCGGGAACGCAATCTGACCTATTCGGAAGCCAAGTACCTGTTTGAAAAAACCTACTGTATGTTAATTCGTAAGCTGGGGCGCATGCCTTCTAAACTTTTTACACTAACCCAGCTGGGCGCGTGCGACCGGAAATGGGCGCGTCTTCACGGTGCCAAAGTACTGCCCGGAGAAATATTGAAATTTGATCCCCGACTGCGCCGTGTGCTGCATAAACTCCGGGAATCGTTCCAGCTGGCCATTGTGACCAACAATCATGCGAAGAATATGCACGCGACTTTAGGCGCCCTGGGTATTGATGATTGTTTTGATTATGTGGCCTCACTTACTGACAGCGGTATTTATAAGCCTTCATCCAAATTGTATGCGATTGCAGCCAAAGCCATGTCAGTGGATTATGCTTTTTGTCTTTCAATTGGGGACCGCTTTGATCTGGATCTTGCACCTGCCGCAGATATCGGCATGCATACTCTGCTGGTGGATAAAATGGAAAATATTTACCAGCTTTCGGAAATTTTGCACAATGCGACTGCTGAAAAAATTTCTATCAAGCATCCAAAGTTGGCAGGCCCGGCGATTAATCAGGCTGCCGCGCAATTGAAAAAAGGGCGGTTGGTGGTGATTCCGACAGATACGGTTTATGGTCTGGCTGCGGTACCGGAGCGTACGGCTGTTGAACGGATTTTTCGTGCCAAAGGCCGTTCGAAAAACAGCCCCATTCCTATATTATTAAGTCATCACAGGCAGGCTGAAAAAATTGCAAAGGTGAGTAAGACGGCGAAAAAGCTTATGCAGCTGCACTGGCCCGGTGGCTTGACTATTGTACTGCCCGTGAAAAAAGGTTCGAAAATGGGTGTGTTGGCCGGTGGCGGACGTACCGTGGCCCTGCGTGTGCCGGATCATTGGGTCGCCAGGCAGGTAATTGCCAAGGCAGGCGGTGCTTTGGCAGTAACTTCAGCAAACCGTTCCGGCGAGCCGGCACCTGTCGTTGCCAGGCATATTCACAAAAAGATAGTTGCATTTTCGACGGTTTTATTAGATGCTGGGATGTGTAAGCAAAAAAAACACTCCACGATTGTGCGTGTAAGTAATCGCAAGGTAGTTATTTTACGTCAGGGAAGCATTGTGCTTTAA
- a CDS encoding sigma-70 family RNA polymerase sigma factor codes for MSAKRKYDKHTHLMLRFQNGDESAFRSLLISYKNRVYALCYRFFQNQAAAEEACQDSFHKIYVSRDSFQPEGAFVIWLFAIVNQVLQSSRHLGGNLKLEPVTRKNLKAYHTQSIESQTTIRRAMAALSNEERLTLLLDHWEKLSIPEISEILNRNPLAVESILFKARAKLRIKLAAYTEPVGVR; via the coding sequence ATGTCTGCGAAAAGAAAATATGATAAACACACCCATCTGATGCTACGGTTTCAAAATGGCGATGAGAGTGCTTTTAGAAGTCTGCTCATCAGCTATAAAAACCGTGTCTATGCACTTTGCTATCGTTTTTTTCAGAATCAAGCAGCTGCGGAAGAAGCTTGTCAGGATAGTTTTCATAAGATCTATGTTTCGCGCGATTCCTTCCAGCCGGAAGGCGCTTTTGTCATCTGGCTTTTTGCGATTGTCAATCAGGTGCTGCAAAGCAGCCGCCACTTGGGCGGGAATCTTAAACTTGAGCCTGTAACCCGGAAAAACCTCAAAGCATATCATACCCAATCCATTGAATCGCAGACCACAATCCGACGCGCCATGGCAGCATTGAGCAATGAGGAGCGGTTGACCCTATTACTTGACCACTGGGAGAAACTCTCTATTCCTGAAATTAGTGAAATTTTAAATCGTAATCCTCTGGCAGTTGAGTCTATTCTTTTTAAAGCCAGGGCCAAGCTGCGTATCAAGCTGGCAGCTTATACCGAACCGGTTGGTGTGAGGTAG
- a CDS encoding zf-HC2 domain-containing protein — protein sequence MDCKICRENIHDFIKDNLSRKETGQMNAHLDFCAECHREVAQERNLSSMMNQWEVPKTGKGFDLRLDERLAQERNRPHSWFRRLFSVN from the coding sequence ATGGACTGTAAAATTTGCCGCGAAAATATCCATGATTTTATAAAAGATAACCTAAGCCGGAAAGAAACCGGGCAAATGAATGCACATTTGGATTTTTGTGCGGAATGCCACCGCGAAGTGGCGCAAGAGCGTAATCTCTCCAGTATGATGAATCAATGGGAAGTCCCCAAGACCGGTAAGGGATTTGATCTGCGCTTAGATGAGCGTCTGGCGCAAGAACGCAACCGTCCCCACAGCTGGTTCCGCCGATTGTTCTCTGTGAATTAA
- a CDS encoding pilus assembly protein, with the protein MKKLICSQKGQSFVELVLVMFLFTMFIMGIMQLVMIGSAQLKCEMAARRAAWLESDFNHTKWEKQKKELRGIFPEHNPDNNPHSTGRREKGRIKTVTYTVPAIGFFRIAKPDGFEVSATNAVIAYNEAPIASKGLQVITDWAKKQLGI; encoded by the coding sequence ATGAAAAAGCTAATCTGCTCGCAAAAAGGCCAGTCTTTTGTTGAACTGGTGCTGGTAATGTTTCTTTTCACGATGTTTATCATGGGCATCATGCAGCTTGTCATGATCGGCAGCGCCCAGCTCAAATGTGAGATGGCAGCGCGCAGGGCTGCTTGGTTAGAGAGCGATTTTAATCATACCAAATGGGAAAAACAAAAAAAAGAATTACGTGGTATCTTCCCTGAGCATAATCCTGATAATAATCCCCATTCTACAGGCAGGCGTGAAAAAGGCAGAATCAAAACAGTAACCTATACGGTTCCCGCTATTGGCTTTTTCCGAATTGCCAAACCAGATGGGTTCGAAGTCTCCGCCACCAATGCAGTCATTGCATATAATGAAGCTCCCATTGCCAGCAAAGGGTTACAAGTTATTACTGATTGGGCCAAAAAGCAACTCGGAATATAA
- a CDS encoding PAS domain-containing protein, with product MQKMLTPRLAIGLGIFIAAFILQWSAMSYLTGISKNQFKAESKKYKTQIAQDLSNQLSRAMTAEDDLAALSVLKESRTTHPQLQKCAVFEKTGKIILHSNPNMLSQATKPYKGPRPVSPEVSRTKQDGRLYTIVLVPMVHDDELYFRAFFDETGLVQNSNAFSVRFYILIIAASLLIALFALLRLRRYDLTDPRRRAEIQPTSQSAKSGSARHTAELLLSEMRHAVLAIDRNNKIIAANSLALELLNCRVEELTGMHVMQSPLPRPMMNFYQTAIKQPGHPQEERLVLGGKGPALPVKIVFTPASENWEIALISLA from the coding sequence ATGCAGAAAATGCTCACCCCTCGTTTGGCCATTGGTCTTGGTATCTTCATTGCCGCTTTTATCCTGCAATGGAGTGCGATGAGTTATTTAACCGGCATTTCCAAAAATCAATTCAAAGCTGAGTCTAAAAAATATAAAACCCAGATTGCGCAGGACCTTTCCAACCAGCTGAGCCGCGCGATGACAGCAGAAGATGATTTGGCGGCACTCTCCGTGCTCAAGGAGAGCCGCACGACGCATCCCCAACTCCAGAAGTGCGCGGTATTTGAAAAAACCGGCAAGATTATTCTGCATAGTAATCCCAACATGTTGAGCCAGGCGACCAAACCGTACAAAGGTCCCCGCCCGGTCTCACCGGAAGTCAGCCGAACAAAGCAGGATGGACGATTGTATACCATCGTCCTGGTTCCCATGGTGCATGATGACGAGCTTTATTTCCGTGCTTTTTTCGATGAGACCGGTCTGGTCCAGAATTCCAATGCTTTCTCTGTACGTTTTTATATCCTGATTATTGCCGCGTCTCTCTTGATTGCGCTTTTTGCATTGCTGCGCTTGCGTCGCTATGACCTGACAGATCCTCGCCGGCGGGCCGAGATCCAACCAACAAGTCAGTCAGCGAAAAGCGGAAGTGCCCGGCATACTGCCGAACTCTTACTCTCTGAAATGCGGCATGCAGTACTGGCGATTGACCGCAACAATAAGATTATCGCAGCCAACAGCCTGGCGCTTGAACTGCTCAACTGCCGCGTTGAGGAATTAACCGGCATGCATGTCATGCAATCACCCCTGCCGCGTCCCATGATGAATTTTTATCAAACAGCGATCAAGCAGCCGGGGCATCCCCAAGAAGAACGCCTTGTCTTGGGCGGCAAGGGACCGGCCCTGCCGGTGAAAATTGTTTTTACACCGGCAAGCGAAAACTGGGAAATAGCGCTTATCTCCCTGGCATGA
- a CDS encoding Flp family type IVb pilin, whose amino-acid sequence MKKMLKKLVVEEEAQGMVEYILIIAVVALVVIGSIRLFGSRLSTLFTEKADELVDQANPK is encoded by the coding sequence ATGAAAAAGATGTTGAAAAAATTGGTGGTAGAAGAAGAAGCGCAGGGCATGGTGGAATATATCCTGATTATTGCGGTGGTAGCTTTGGTGGTTATCGGCAGTATCCGGTTGTTTGGTTCGAGATTAAGTACATTATTTACAGAGAAAGCAGATGAATTAGTGGATCAGGCCAATCCTAAATGA
- a CDS encoding prepilin peptidase produces the protein MGLSLEISIILSIILAIAVVTDLRRHKVYNWLTFPSLLLGLALHTSLQGWSGLFLALLGLAVGLFVFLPAFVWGGMGAGDIKLMAVVGVFTGWQFTLNTAVYAALAGGLLAIIFLLVKGELWKTLKNIGRFIRSLMVPKLVVEPLSKKHPMPYAIMIAAGVVAAYFLPPLLEF, from the coding sequence TTGGGACTATCTTTAGAAATTAGTATTATTTTAAGTATCATTTTGGCTATTGCCGTTGTGACAGATCTTCGCAGACACAAGGTCTATAACTGGCTGACATTTCCGTCTTTGTTGCTCGGACTGGCTTTGCATACATCGTTGCAAGGCTGGTCCGGGCTTTTTTTAGCATTGCTTGGATTGGCTGTCGGGTTATTCGTTTTCCTGCCTGCTTTTGTCTGGGGCGGAATGGGGGCCGGGGATATTAAATTAATGGCAGTGGTTGGGGTATTCACGGGTTGGCAATTTACCCTTAATACGGCGGTGTATGCGGCTCTGGCCGGGGGCCTACTCGCAATCATTTTTTTGCTGGTAAAAGGTGAACTCTGGAAAACCCTGAAAAATATCGGCCGCTTTATCCGTTCCTTAATGGTTCCTAAATTAGTTGTTGAGCCGCTCTCGAAAAAACATCCTATGCCGTACGCGATCATGATTGCAGCCGGTGTTGTAGCAGCCTATTTTCTTCCGCCATTGCTTGAGTTTTAA
- a CDS encoding mucoidy inhibitor MuiA family protein, producing MPAQETITPLILESIIESVTLFTNQAQVTRKAKTTLKKGLQEILIDIEACNVDGDSVSAKIFGEGEIYSVQYREVYLPEAPQENIRKLDEQIEEKGTVLRRLEKSRNVIDQRDAFLHSVVHFSQSEIPKDLKTAMPGANQLEETLVFLEKNANASNEKRQELEIQMAALNKELTALGHARESLCSQGDHSKRVIEVLFNAAKEQTIELEASYIVYDAGWQPFYKINVPNDLKKPTLTMFSRIVQQTGEDWLAAKLAISNVIPMQGIGLPDIHSWILDVYRQQLAPSMDRAARRKEKKSMDYDDEMDAAECCEPAPAMSAPAPQAEFLETEKTELPLAFEYSLPQALDIESQDKETILPLLTKSVPGDFFYRVVPQANTLAFLVCRSQADSELLSGYLNVHFGSRYIGKTYLPDKKPGEDFQFSLGADRQIKVKRESKKDKVKETLLGMVQRQSIVRELSFTITLENLKDRTVQLEVLDTIPVSRTDKIEVKDVDINPKPQTKKHQDREGVLQWLIDLAPGEKKEITLNFTVVYPKNPGIMGL from the coding sequence ATGCCTGCTCAGGAAACCATCACACCATTAATTCTGGAATCAATTATTGAATCCGTCACTTTGTTCACCAATCAAGCCCAGGTCACACGCAAAGCCAAGACCACTCTCAAAAAAGGACTCCAGGAAATATTGATTGATATTGAAGCCTGCAATGTCGATGGCGACTCCGTCTCAGCCAAAATATTTGGCGAAGGTGAAATCTATAGCGTCCAATACCGCGAGGTCTATCTCCCGGAAGCACCCCAGGAAAATATCCGAAAACTGGATGAACAAATCGAGGAAAAAGGCACCGTACTCCGGCGTTTAGAAAAAAGCCGGAATGTCATCGACCAGCGCGATGCCTTCCTTCATTCTGTGGTTCATTTTTCCCAATCGGAAATCCCCAAAGATCTTAAGACTGCGATGCCGGGTGCAAACCAATTGGAAGAGACGCTTGTTTTTCTGGAAAAAAATGCTAATGCATCAAATGAAAAACGGCAGGAACTCGAAATCCAAATGGCTGCACTCAACAAAGAACTCACCGCACTGGGTCATGCACGTGAATCCCTTTGCAGCCAAGGCGACCACAGCAAGCGGGTCATTGAGGTTTTATTCAATGCCGCCAAGGAGCAAACAATTGAGCTGGAAGCAAGTTATATTGTTTATGATGCCGGCTGGCAGCCATTTTACAAAATCAATGTCCCCAATGATCTTAAAAAACCCACGCTAACCATGTTCTCCCGGATTGTCCAACAAACCGGCGAGGATTGGCTGGCTGCCAAACTGGCAATCTCCAATGTCATTCCCATGCAGGGAATTGGGCTGCCGGACATCCATTCCTGGATTCTTGATGTCTACCGGCAGCAGCTAGCTCCATCCATGGACCGTGCTGCCCGTCGCAAGGAAAAAAAATCGATGGACTATGATGATGAAATGGATGCCGCCGAATGCTGCGAACCCGCACCTGCCATGTCTGCGCCGGCACCACAGGCTGAATTTCTGGAAACTGAAAAAACCGAACTACCGCTGGCTTTTGAGTATTCACTCCCTCAAGCACTGGATATTGAGTCCCAGGACAAGGAGACCATTTTACCGCTCCTGACAAAATCCGTGCCAGGTGATTTTTTCTACCGGGTGGTCCCCCAGGCCAATACGCTGGCTTTCCTCGTCTGCCGTTCCCAAGCAGACAGCGAACTGCTCTCCGGCTATCTCAATGTTCATTTCGGAAGCCGCTATATTGGAAAAACTTATCTTCCGGATAAAAAACCTGGTGAGGATTTTCAATTCAGCTTAGGTGCCGACCGTCAAATCAAGGTGAAACGCGAATCCAAAAAAGACAAGGTCAAAGAAACATTATTGGGCATGGTCCAGCGCCAATCCATTGTACGCGAGCTCTCTTTTACCATCACACTGGAAAATTTAAAAGACCGGACGGTTCAACTGGAAGTGTTGGATACGATCCCGGTCTCGCGCACTGATAAAATCGAGGTCAAGGATGTTGACATAAATCCCAAACCGCAAACAAAAAAACACCAGGACCGTGAGGGTGTGTTGCAATGGTTGATTGACCTGGCGCCGGGTGAAAAAAAAGAGATCACACTTAACTTCACGGTCGTCTATCCCAAAAACCCGGGAATCATGGGATTATAA
- a CDS encoding TAXI family TRAP transporter solute-binding subunit: MNYLKYLSMMAVFFIAGCGGQAPMTFLTIGTGGVTGVYYPTGGAIAKLINQKSSDYKIKATVESTAGSVYNVNAVLSGDIEVGIVQSDRQYQAYHGVAEWETRGAQKKLRALFSIHPESITLIATVKSSITQVGDLKGKRVNLGNPGSGQLQNSKDTLQAFGLTTDDIRAEYVKAVEAPGLLQDGRIDAFFYTVGHPAGNIKEATSGRIKVNMINITGKPVDALVKQYSYYARSIIPAALYPAVKNDTDCRTFGVKATVVSSADVDEAIVYAITKEVFGNLEAFKQMHPAYQVLTKENMLEGLSAPIHSGAMKYYKEAGLDKFIDPESVVE, from the coding sequence ATGAATTATTTAAAATATTTATCAATGATGGCCGTATTTTTCATTGCCGGATGCGGCGGACAGGCGCCGATGACATTTTTGACCATTGGTACCGGCGGTGTGACCGGGGTTTATTATCCGACCGGCGGGGCGATTGCTAAATTGATCAACCAAAAATCCAGTGACTATAAAATCAAGGCCACTGTCGAATCCACTGCCGGATCGGTGTATAATGTGAATGCTGTTTTAAGCGGTGATATTGAAGTGGGGATTGTTCAATCAGACCGTCAGTATCAGGCCTATCACGGGGTGGCGGAGTGGGAAACGCGCGGTGCCCAGAAGAAATTGCGTGCTTTGTTTTCCATTCATCCAGAGTCAATTACCTTAATTGCTACTGTGAAAAGTTCGATCACTCAGGTCGGGGATTTGAAAGGAAAAAGAGTGAATTTGGGAAATCCCGGATCAGGACAATTACAAAATTCCAAGGATACCTTGCAGGCATTTGGGTTGACAACAGATGACATCCGGGCGGAATACGTCAAGGCTGTAGAAGCGCCGGGTTTGTTGCAAGACGGACGGATTGATGCTTTCTTTTATACGGTGGGGCATCCGGCAGGGAATATTAAAGAAGCGACTTCAGGCAGAATCAAAGTGAACATGATTAATATTACAGGCAAGCCGGTTGATGCGCTGGTAAAACAATATTCTTATTATGCCAGATCCATTATTCCCGCAGCCTTATACCCGGCTGTAAAAAATGATACTGATTGCCGGACTTTTGGTGTGAAAGCAACCGTGGTTTCCTCTGCGGATGTCGATGAAGCCATCGTTTACGCCATTACCAAAGAAGTGTTTGGGAATCTTGAGGCGTTTAAGCAAATGCATCCTGCTTATCAGGTGTTGACCAAGGAAAATATGCTGGAAGGACTGTCAGCACCTATTCATTCAGGTGCAATGAAATATTATAAAGAAGCCGGCTTGGATAAATTTATTGATCCGGAATCGGTTGTTGAATGA
- a CDS encoding TRAP transporter permease yields MEINMNFDRSSYHKIAIATLAISWALFQLSLASWLILDSIKIRALHLAFALSLLFLTIPFKKIKSKPPGETTLFQPTWRHWGLVVVASLAALYIVIDFNGLSTRMGQLFIRDIIVGMLLIGLLLEATRRSLGPALPVIVLLFSIYVFIAPYMPSILAAKGVSINKYINQTALSYEGIFGIPLGVSATVVYLFVLLGALLDKAGAGHYFTSLAVALLGRYKGGPAKASVVSSGLSGMISGSSIANVVTTGTFTIPLMKRVGYPGEKAAAIEVAASTNGQLMPPIMGAAAFIIAEYVNVPYFDVVRAAAIPAFVSYVALFFLTHLEASKLGIKGLPVDALPRFNEHFKKGVHYLIPIGSLIYELIVLRRSTESAAFHAIIILIAIIIYQEIKKSLQQKKSVKAGLLNALLLTGQGMVQGSKNMIGVALATAAAGIIVGVVGLGLGSMITQIVEVLAMGNVFLLLLITAIASLVLGMGLPTTATYIVMASLTAPVIVQVGGSYGVVIPLIAAHLFCFYFGILADDTPPVGLAAYSAAAIAKSDPIKTGLIGFLYDMRTAIIPFFFIMNSELLLINVTGWWYGMVVFVMALLGALAFTSLLQGWLIVKNEWYEWPFLVMTTILLFHPTSIVMFLPQGLPVKIIGYGTGLLILAGIVFGQKMRGRRQGEPVHL; encoded by the coding sequence ATGGAAATTAATATGAATTTTGATCGTTCGTCATATCACAAAATAGCGATTGCCACGCTTGCGATCAGTTGGGCCTTGTTTCAATTATCCTTAGCCAGCTGGCTTATTTTAGACAGCATTAAAATACGCGCGCTGCATCTGGCTTTTGCCTTGTCTTTATTATTTCTCACAATCCCGTTTAAAAAAATAAAGAGCAAACCGCCGGGAGAAACAACACTATTTCAACCAACCTGGCGTCATTGGGGCTTGGTCGTGGTTGCAAGCTTGGCAGCATTGTACATTGTTATTGATTTCAATGGATTGTCAACACGAATGGGCCAATTGTTTATACGGGATATCATTGTTGGTATGCTTTTAATTGGCTTGTTGCTGGAAGCCACCCGGAGAAGTCTTGGCCCGGCATTGCCTGTGATTGTGCTCTTGTTTTCCATCTATGTATTTATCGCACCTTACATGCCGTCTATTTTGGCAGCCAAAGGTGTATCGATCAATAAGTATATTAATCAAACCGCATTGTCCTATGAAGGTATTTTTGGGATTCCCTTAGGTGTCTCGGCAACCGTGGTTTATTTATTTGTATTACTCGGCGCCTTGCTGGACAAAGCCGGTGCAGGGCATTACTTCACCAGCTTGGCAGTGGCTTTGCTGGGGCGCTATAAAGGCGGGCCTGCCAAAGCGTCGGTGGTTTCCAGCGGCCTTTCCGGCATGATCTCCGGGTCCAGCATTGCCAATGTGGTGACAACCGGGACATTTACCATCCCACTGATGAAGCGGGTGGGTTACCCGGGAGAAAAAGCGGCGGCCATTGAAGTGGCTGCCAGTACCAATGGCCAATTGATGCCGCCCATTATGGGTGCGGCAGCCTTTATTATTGCCGAGTATGTAAATGTTCCCTATTTTGATGTGGTCAGAGCAGCTGCGATTCCGGCATTTGTATCGTATGTCGCTTTATTTTTTTTGACCCATTTGGAAGCCAGCAAGCTGGGAATCAAGGGATTGCCGGTTGACGCATTGCCTCGTTTCAATGAACATTTTAAAAAAGGCGTACATTATTTGATTCCCATTGGAAGTTTAATTTATGAATTGATTGTATTACGCCGTTCAACAGAATCAGCTGCGTTTCACGCGATCATTATTTTAATTGCCATTATTATCTATCAGGAAATAAAAAAATCCCTACAGCAAAAAAAGAGCGTGAAAGCCGGATTGCTGAATGCCTTGCTTTTGACCGGCCAGGGGATGGTACAAGGTTCAAAAAATATGATAGGTGTTGCCCTGGCCACTGCCGCCGCCGGCATCATTGTGGGTGTTGTAGGACTGGGTTTGGGCAGCATGATTACCCAAATCGTTGAAGTACTGGCCATGGGGAATGTTTTTTTGTTGCTGCTTATCACAGCGATTGCCAGTTTGGTGCTGGGCATGGGTCTGCCAACCACGGCAACTTATATTGTGATGGCATCTTTAACTGCACCGGTGATTGTTCAGGTCGGCGGAAGTTATGGGGTTGTGATTCCTTTGATTGCAGCGCATTTATTCTGTTTTTATTTTGGCATCTTAGCAGACGATACGCCACCGGTTGGCTTGGCCGCATATTCAGCAGCTGCCATCGCCAAATCCGATCCGATTAAAACCGGCTTGATCGGTTTTTTGTATGATATGCGAACCGCGATTATTCCGTTTTTCTTTATTATGAACAGCGAATTACTGCTGATCAATGTCACCGGTTGGTGGTATGGGATGGTTGTTTTTGTCATGGCCCTGCTGGGTGCATTGGCATTTACCTCATTGCTGCAGGGTTGGTTGATTGTGAAAAATGAATGGTATGAATGGCCCTTTTTGGTGATGACCACCATATTATTATTTCATCCGACAAGTATTGTTATGTTTCTACCGCAGGGTTTGCCTGTGAAAATAATAGGGTACGGCACAGGATTATTAATTTTGGCTGGAATTGTTTTTGGCCAAAAGATGAGGGGCCGGAGGCAGGGCGAACCTGTTCACTTGTGA
- a CDS encoding GNAT family N-acetyltransferase produces MIVEYRDIKMKDEPVLWDMLYLALYVSPGQPSFSRKILKDPSIARYVAGWGRAGDEGLLAYAGDKILGAIWIRLWPEDADKGFGFVSHKIPEVIMAVLPEHRGLGVGTTLLDKLISQAQVRYSALSLSVAESNSAQHLYKRFGFVSVEKTSDAYIMVKRFC; encoded by the coding sequence ATGATTGTGGAGTATAGAGATATCAAAATGAAAGATGAGCCGGTCCTATGGGATATGCTCTATTTAGCGCTGTATGTTTCGCCCGGGCAGCCGTCTTTTTCCCGCAAAATACTCAAGGATCCGTCAATTGCCCGGTACGTGGCAGGGTGGGGACGGGCTGGTGATGAAGGCTTGTTGGCCTATGCAGGTGATAAGATACTGGGCGCGATCTGGATCCGGTTGTGGCCGGAAGATGCGGATAAGGGATTTGGCTTTGTTTCTCATAAAATTCCTGAGGTCATCATGGCGGTTTTGCCTGAGCATCGAGGGCTTGGTGTGGGAACTACTTTATTGGATAAGTTGATTTCTCAAGCGCAGGTGCGGTATTCGGCTTTGAGTCTGAGTGTTGCTGAAAGTAATTCAGCGCAGCACCTGTATAAACGTTTTGGATTTGTATCAGTTGAAAAAACAAGTGATGCTTATATCATGGTTAAAAGATTTTGTTGA